The following DNA comes from bacterium.
TCCACTCTCTCCGGATGAACTGATCAATGAGCCCCGTATCAGTAAACTGTTGAGCAACTCCTCCTGATTTAAAAAAATGGCAGCGAAACCTTGACTTTTTAAGTCCAAATTGCCGAAAAGGGAAAGTAAGGAATAGCCTGTTCATGGATAAAAACATCAAACAGTACGCAGCGATCAACCATCGGAAAACACTATCAGCGTAAAATACTATGTCTGCTGAAAGGCAAAATCCCGTCCAGACGTTAATCGCCGAATCCCTTGACGGGCAACTCCAGTCGATGGATAAGGGAAAACTCATTCAGACCGTAAAACAGCTTTCTCTGGAACTTGAACAGCAAAAAGGAATTATTCATTATCAGAGAAGTGAAATCCAAAGCCTGACTGACCGTCTTTTGAATGGAGAAAACCGGATGGGTTCCCGGCCTCAGCATGAGGATACCGGGGAAGAGGGAATGCTGCTGCCCCTCCTCGAAGCCATGGAAGATGGTTCCTCACGGAGGGTGGGCAGCAGGCTGCACCGGCTGCTGGCAGATGCCTTTTTGAACAGAAATTCAAAGCATTACTGCACAGTCAACACTTTTTTGGTCGGGCTGATCCTTTTTTCCGTACTCAGCGTTACTCTGGAATCCGTGCCCTCGATTGCAGAGCGATGGGGAGCCTTCTTCCACTGGTCGGAACTGATCATCGTGGGACTTTTCACCATCGAATACCTGATAAACATCTTTGTAGCTGATGATAAGCCCGGCTATATCTTCGGCGTCTGGGGATTGATCGACCTGGTAGCTATTCTTCCTTCCTATTTCCACCTGATGGATCTTCGGGGAATAAAACTGGCCAGGACTCTGCGGATTGTACGCTTCCTGCGGACAATCAGGATGATGCGGATTCTGAAACTCGCTAAAAATACTGCCAGCCAGTACAATCAGAGTGCCAGCCAGCGTATTAATACTTTAAAACTCGATCTCCAGATATATCTTACCGCCCTCTTCAGCGTAATTATTATTTTCAGTACCCTGATCTACTATGCGGAGCAGAACACTCCCGGCACATCCTTTAGCAGCATACCCGCAGCCATGTGGTGGTGCGTGGTCACCATCACCACGGTCGGATATGGAGATATGTACCCCTCCACCCTGGCCGGAAAGGTCATTGCTGCCGCAGCCATGATTGTGGGTCTGGCTCTGTTCGGCATTCTCATGAATGTCATTGGCAAGGCCATGATGACCTCTCTCTTTGGAACCGCGGACCTGGATTGATTTTTGGACTGATACGGACTGATACTCCTGGTAAAAATTGCGGCTTCCTTAAGACTTCTCGGAAAAAACGTATTCAGCCCGCTGAGCCGCCGATAAGAAAAGTAGTATACAGCCAGTCGGCAAATCCATTACCCGATTCAAATCCGTCTCAACCAGGATATTTGATCTATGTCGGCCAAAAAGAGAGCTTCTCTCCCTGAATCCATCGATCCCGGTGTCCAGCCCAAGGACCGGGAAGAGCTCATCAGGACCATCAGCCGCCTCTCTCAGGAAAATGAACGGCAAAAGGGAATAATCCACTATCAAAAGGAGGAAATCCAGACCCTGACCAGCCGTCTTCTGGATATGAAAAAAGGGGTGAATTCCCAGACCCCAAATACCCTGACCGAAGAGGAATCGCTGCTGCCGCTGCTTGAATCAATAGAAGAAGAGGAATCACCCCCGCAAAAGGGCAGCAAACTGCACCGGATATTAAGCGAGGCTTTCCTGAATAAAAGCTCAAAATACTATGCATGGGTCAACAATTTTCTGGTGGGACTGATCCTTTTTTCCGTTCTCGGTGTTACCCTGGAATCCGTGCCTTCGCTCATGGAGCGGTGGGGAGCTTTTTTCCATTGGTCTGAGCTTATTGTGGTCAGCCTGTTTACCGTCGAATACCTGATCAATATCTATGTTGCCGAAAACAAGCTCGGTTACATATTCAGCATCTGGGGACTGATCGACCTGATAGCCATTCTTCCTTCCTACTTTCACCTGATGGATCTTCGTGACGTCAAACTGGCCAGAACCCTGCGGATCGTCCGATTCCTGCGAACGATCAGAATGTTGCGGATTTTGAAATTGGCCAGGAATGCCTCCGACCAATACCACCAGAGCGCCAGACAGCGCGTTCATACCCTGAAGTTAGACCTTGAGATCTACGCCACCGCTCTCCTGAGCGTGGTTATCATTTGCAGCACTCTTATCTATTATGCAGAGCGAAACACGCCCGGCACATCCTTCAGCAGCATACCGGCAGCCATGTGGTGGTGCGTTGTTACCATCACCACCGTCGGATATGGAGATATGTACCCTTCCACCCTGGCGGGGAAACTCATTGCTGCCATAACCATGATCATGGGTCTGGCCCTGTTCGGCATTCTCATGAATGTCATCGGCAAAGCAATGATGACCTCACTCTTTGGAACTGCGAAACTCGAATAAAGCAACTCGCGACCATGACTCTTTTGGAAACACTAAACATAAAAATA
Coding sequences within:
- a CDS encoding ion transporter, with protein sequence MSAERQNPVQTLIAESLDGQLQSMDKGKLIQTVKQLSLELEQQKGIIHYQRSEIQSLTDRLLNGENRMGSRPQHEDTGEEGMLLPLLEAMEDGSSRRVGSRLHRLLADAFLNRNSKHYCTVNTFLVGLILFSVLSVTLESVPSIAERWGAFFHWSELIIVGLFTIEYLINIFVADDKPGYIFGVWGLIDLVAILPSYFHLMDLRGIKLARTLRIVRFLRTIRMMRILKLAKNTASQYNQSASQRINTLKLDLQIYLTALFSVIIIFSTLIYYAEQNTPGTSFSSIPAAMWWCVVTITTVGYGDMYPSTLAGKVIAAAAMIVGLALFGILMNVIGKAMMTSLFGTADLD
- a CDS encoding ion transporter; this translates as MSAKKRASLPESIDPGVQPKDREELIRTISRLSQENERQKGIIHYQKEEIQTLTSRLLDMKKGVNSQTPNTLTEEESLLPLLESIEEEESPPQKGSKLHRILSEAFLNKSSKYYAWVNNFLVGLILFSVLGVTLESVPSLMERWGAFFHWSELIVVSLFTVEYLINIYVAENKLGYIFSIWGLIDLIAILPSYFHLMDLRDVKLARTLRIVRFLRTIRMLRILKLARNASDQYHQSARQRVHTLKLDLEIYATALLSVVIICSTLIYYAERNTPGTSFSSIPAAMWWCVVTITTVGYGDMYPSTLAGKLIAAITMIMGLALFGILMNVIGKAMMTSLFGTAKLE